One genomic window of Polyangium aurulentum includes the following:
- a CDS encoding DUF6884 domain-containing protein produces MFTEKQPGARRVALVGCAALKSRRPAPAKDFYTSALFRAAYAYAEKTCDVVTIVSAFYGAVAPKTVLHPYDRNLQKLRKSDREDWGARTVGEVLPSFSVPPQLVILAGKVYADALVHGAHWHNLPRPEQPLRGIRGCGARVAWLKGHTPNGGKSCLGKQRSLPDPCLARGCR; encoded by the coding sequence ATGTTCACGGAGAAGCAGCCGGGGGCCAGGCGGGTCGCCCTCGTGGGTTGCGCCGCGCTGAAGAGCAGGAGGCCGGCGCCAGCCAAGGACTTCTACACGTCGGCGCTCTTTCGCGCCGCCTACGCGTACGCCGAGAAGACGTGCGACGTGGTGACCATCGTCTCGGCCTTCTACGGCGCGGTCGCTCCAAAAACCGTGCTTCACCCGTACGACCGAAACCTCCAGAAACTCCGCAAGAGCGACCGCGAAGATTGGGGCGCGCGGACGGTCGGTGAAGTGTTGCCGTCGTTCAGCGTGCCTCCGCAGCTCGTGATCCTGGCCGGGAAGGTGTATGCCGATGCGCTCGTGCATGGAGCGCATTGGCATAACCTTCCGAGGCCCGAGCAGCCCTTGCGGGGGATTCGGGGATGCGGGGCACGGGTGGCGTGGCTGAAGGGGCATACGCCGAACGGTGGGAAATCGTGCCTGGGGAAACAGCGGAGCTTACCGGACCCGTGCCTCGCACGGGGATGCAGGTAG